Proteins encoded in a region of the Methylosinus trichosporium OB3b genome:
- a CDS encoding DUF2274 domain-containing protein: MTKLKLGPLADDKPVKITVEIPASLHRDLTAYADALGRANGQNIADPLKLIVPMLQRFIATDRAFAKTRTRTKPQSDVAETERSG; the protein is encoded by the coding sequence GTGACGAAATTGAAGCTCGGTCCGCTCGCCGACGACAAGCCTGTCAAAATCACCGTCGAGATTCCCGCGTCTCTGCATCGCGATCTCACCGCCTATGCGGACGCGCTCGGCAGAGCCAATGGGCAAAACATCGCCGATCCACTCAAGCTGATCGTACCCATGCTTCAGCGCTTCATCGCGACCGACAGAGCCTTCGCGAAGACTCGAACGCGTACGAAACCTCAATCCGATGTCGCGGAAACCGAAAGGTCGGGATAG
- a CDS encoding LysR family transcriptional regulator, giving the protein MNSELRDLKWALVASRHRSLRQAAETLNTRQSTLSRRLHDLECELGVDLFERTTGGTKLTPVGREFLDLARPLVDEADRLFLTFKTRRNGGRRPLRIGICSSLSAGNLRETLAELRRQIADADILLVDGAKEGLLGELVAGAIDVAILTSGGGRWNDRVLPLWGERVVVAVPEHHPLNNRPAIKWRELCDNRILLTRSGVDSELEQLLSVKAGGSDSLRISYQDVSLDRLLSLVGAGYGVAPLLEGAVGFVCPGVAHRELHGDCGQMRLQFAAYWKETNGSPMLQPFLDLLRARYPDLSVSATSD; this is encoded by the coding sequence GTGAATTCGGAGCTTCGAGATCTGAAATGGGCTCTTGTCGCCTCGCGGCATCGAAGCCTCCGGCAAGCGGCGGAGACGCTGAACACGCGTCAATCCACCCTCAGCCGTCGATTGCACGATCTCGAATGTGAGCTCGGCGTGGATTTGTTCGAGCGCACGACCGGCGGAACGAAGCTCACCCCGGTCGGTCGGGAATTTTTGGATTTGGCGCGGCCCCTCGTCGACGAAGCGGACCGCCTCTTCCTCACTTTCAAAACGCGACGCAATGGCGGACGCAGGCCATTGCGAATTGGGATCTGCTCGTCGCTCTCAGCGGGCAATCTGCGGGAGACGCTCGCGGAGTTGCGCCGCCAGATCGCGGATGCGGATATTCTCTTGGTCGATGGCGCCAAGGAGGGATTGCTCGGCGAGCTCGTCGCCGGCGCGATCGACGTCGCCATATTGACCTCCGGCGGCGGAAGGTGGAACGACCGCGTTCTGCCGCTCTGGGGCGAACGGGTCGTCGTCGCCGTTCCGGAACATCACCCGCTCAACAATCGGCCAGCGATCAAATGGCGGGAGCTTTGCGACAATCGGATATTGCTGACGCGGAGCGGCGTCGATTCCGAGCTCGAGCAATTGCTGAGCGTGAAGGCCGGCGGCTCGGATTCTTTGCGTATCAGCTATCAGGATGTGAGCCTCGACAGGCTGCTGAGCCTCGTCGGCGCCGGCTATGGCGTCGCGCCGCTGCTCGAAGGCGCCGTCGGCTTCGTCTGCCCCGGAGTGGCCCATCGCGAGCTGCATGGCGACTGTGGGCAAATGCGGCTTCAGTTCGCGGCCTATTGGAAAGAGACGAACGGCAGTCCGATGCTGCAACCATTTCTCGATCTGTTGCGCGCCCGCTATCCCGACCTTTCGGTTTCCGCGACATCGGATTGA
- a CDS encoding helix-turn-helix domain-containing protein, which produces MKMRETLARNLRKYRRAQRLSQEELGHRAELDRTYISSIERCVYSATVDVVGRLADALGIPALELLRPASETAEAKSSSTTSTESASTKAQPKKGAKPARKSAGPAQRRHIRKKPGP; this is translated from the coding sequence ATGAAAATGCGAGAGACGCTGGCGCGCAATCTGAGGAAATATCGACGGGCACAACGCCTGTCGCAGGAGGAGCTCGGCCATCGGGCGGAGCTCGACCGCACCTATATCAGCTCGATCGAACGCTGCGTCTATTCGGCGACAGTCGACGTGGTCGGTCGCCTCGCCGACGCTCTCGGAATCCCGGCGCTCGAGCTTCTGAGGCCTGCGAGCGAAACTGCGGAAGCGAAATCGTCGTCCACGACATCGACTGAAAGCGCGAGCACGAAGGCGCAGCCCAAGAAAGGCGCGAAGCCGGCTCGCAAAAGTGCGGGGCCGGCGCAAAGACGGCACATTCGGAAGAAGCCGGGTCCATAG
- a CDS encoding TauD/TfdA family dioxygenase, giving the protein MGGGKEGARLKRSYPRQLSRRTRFRRNSGLEIERDVAALLSGRHAARIRDVLEQRGVVVLDGLHLDDAQQHAFTRTIGELLLSYQQRAE; this is encoded by the coding sequence TTGGGCGGCGGGAAAGAAGGGGCTCGACTAAAGCGATCCTACCCCCGGCAGCTCTCCCGCCGCACTCGCTTTCGACGAAATTCAGGGCTCGAGATTGAGAGAGATGTCGCCGCTCTGCTGAGCGGCCGCCATGCCGCGAGAATTCGTGACGTTCTCGAGCAGCGCGGCGTCGTCGTACTCGACGGGCTCCATCTCGATGACGCGCAGCAACACGCCTTCACCAGGACTATTGGCGAGCTGCTGCTTTCGTATCAACAGCGCGCGGAATGA